A region of Solea solea chromosome 7, fSolSol10.1, whole genome shotgun sequence DNA encodes the following proteins:
- the c1qtnf5 gene encoding complement C1q tumor necrosis factor-related protein 5, translating into MSSLRLLFLSHALLLLLVLHVVHLSHQLEDNKIPPSLCTGQPGIPGSPGVHGSLGQPGRDGRDGRDAAPGEKGQKGDGGVPGETGVRGLTGDRGDLGGKGEKGQAGECAVAPKSAFSAKVSEGQTLPLTAGNAVSFNKIVLNEQGDYNPETGRFTCRVPGVYYFAVHATVYRASLQFDLMKNGHSVASYFQFFGNWPKPASLSGGSMLHLVPGDQVWVQMALSEYNGFYSSTKTDSTFTGFLVYSDWKNSAVFA; encoded by the exons ATGAGCTCACTCAGGCTGTTATTTTTGTCGcacgccctcctcctcctcctcgtcctgcaCGTCGTCCACCTTTCCCACCAGTTAGAGGACAACAAGATCCCTCCCAGTCTGTGCACTGGTCAGCCTGGAATACCGGGCTCTCCTGGAGTTCATGGAAGTCTAGGTCAGCCAGGGAGAGACGGGAGGGACGGGAGAGATGCTGCTCCGGGGGAGAAGGGACAGAAAGGGGACGGAGGAGTTCCAG gtgAGACAGGAGTGCGAGGCCTGACTGGTGACAGAGGCGACCTGGGAGGAAAGGGTGAGAAGGGTCAGGCAGGAGAGTGTGCTGTGGCCCCTAAATCAGCCTTCAGTGCCAAAGTCTCTGAGGGCCAAACGTTACCGCTCACTGCTGGCAACGCAGTTTCCTTCAACAAGATCGTGCTGAATGAGCAGGGCGACTACAACCCTGAGACCGGACGCTTCACCTGCAGAGTCCCCGGAGTTTACTACTTCGCCGTCCATGCCACGGTTTACAGAGCCAGTCTGCAGTTTGACCTGATGAAGAACGGACACTCCGTGGCGTCTTATTTCCAGTTTTTTGGAAACTGGCCCAAACCGGCGTCTCTGTCGGGCGGCTCcatgctccaccttgtcccCGGAGATCAGGTGTGGGTCCAGATGGCTCTGTCAGAGTACAATGGCTTTTACTCCAGCACCAAGACGGACAGcaccttcactggcttcctggtGTACTCTGACTGGAAAAACTCTGCGGTGTTTGCATGA
- the rnf26 gene encoding E3 ubiquitin-protein ligase RNF26: MGLVNFVISTLVKCLDVACFLLDLNFVLVHSVVQTVVAVITFITNLPTLLLTSLLELANFMVFCLMSTAEATSNVAQNTVTLLGSVVLALEGLLESLKMMGYLSMHVLLRGKEHLCRGLLWLLEGCGIAVSLVVYFTNTVVNFVLIATQNVYLAVVGLWHTVSSPLQKVLELTLTSLTFLYSSLVGTSAVLWSPCKLVLDFMVSLAHMFISIFILNIYGFILTVSIALTTTAYLNPELTQHAAAQILNYMNSFPALRRLYRTLCRLVSAMRRVPHVVYVNTLHLQRILHRLNVLERRLWRRLSRLSSELGLVLRTHLNRNRNNNNNRVRGDGDTVEERRGPPDGRAGDGAHQELRDLPSSSTDRPLKKLSSSGEGSKRLPAEDLLTLLKEQEERKKCVICQDCTKTVVLLPCRHLCLCRDCTNILLRQPIYQQNCPLCRHMILNTMDVYL; the protein is encoded by the coding sequence ATGGGACTGGTGAACTTTGTCATCTCCACACTAGTAAAATGTCTGGACGTGGCCTGCTTTCTCCTGGACCTGAATTTTGTCCTCGTCCACAGTGTGGTGCAGACTGTGGTGGCTGTAATCACCTTCATCACCAACCTGCCCACCCTCCTCCTCACTTCACTGCTGGAGCTGGCAAACTTCATGGTATTTTGTCTGATGTCCACAGCAGAGGCGACTTCAAACGTGGCCCAGAACACTGTCACTTTGTTGGGCAGTGTGGTTTTGGCTCTGGAGGGGCTGCTGGAGAGCCTGAAGATGATGGGTTATTTGTCCATGCACGTCCTCCTGCGGGGGAAGGAGCACCTTTGTCGAggtctgctgtggctgctggagGGTTGTGGCATCGCTGTCAGTCTGGTGGTCTATTTTACAAACACAGTGGTTAACTTTGTGCTCATTGCCACTCAGAATGTTTACCTGGCTGTGGTTGGTTTGTGGCACACAGTGTCCAGCCCACTACAGAAAGTGCTGGAGCTTACACTGACCTCCCTCACCTTTCTCTACAGTAGCCTGGTAGGAACATCTGCTGTCCTGTGGTCGCCCTGCAAGCTCGTTCTGGACTTTATGGTTTCTCTGGCACACATGTTCATCAGTATCTTCATACTGAATATCTATGGTTTCATACTTACTGTCTCTATCGCTCTAACCACCACAGCTTACCTGAACCCAGAGCTTACGCAACATGCTGCTGCACAAATCCTGAACTACATGAATTCATTTCCCGCCCTGCGCAGACTTTATCGCACTCTCTGCCGACTTGTTTCAGCCATGCGTCGTGTGCCACATGTGGTGTATGTTAACACACTACACTTGCAAAGAATACTCCATCGCCTCAATGTACTGGAGAGACGACTTTGGCGACGGCTGTCTCGACTCAGCAGCGAACTCGGCCTGGTGCTGCGAACACACCtcaacaggaacaggaacaacaacaacaacagagtgcGAGGGGATGGCGATACTGTGGAAGAGCGGCGGGGTCCACCAGATGGAAGAGCAGGCGATGGAGCCCACCAAGAGCTGCGGGACCTCCCCTCCTCTAGCACAGACAGGCCTCTAAAGAAGCTGTCATCTTCAGGTGAAGGTAGTAAACGTCTGCCTGCCGAGGATCTGCTGACTCTACtaaaggagcaggaggagagaaagaagtgTGTCATCTGTCAGGACTGTACCAAGACGGTGGTGCTGCTGCCGTGCAGACACCTCTGCTTGTGTAGAGACTGTACCAACATCTTGCTGAGGCAACCTATCTACCAGCAGAACTGCCCACTGTGTCGACACATGATCCTGAACACTATGGATGTTTATCTATGA